The following proteins are co-located in the Vigna angularis cultivar LongXiaoDou No.4 chromosome 2, ASM1680809v1, whole genome shotgun sequence genome:
- the LOC108338017 gene encoding uncharacterized protein LOC108338017 isoform X1 — translation MDQAVRLRPSTTTPAAENLHLPKLPTKTREEGELSSDADDDADDNVESSNVQSTHAVGTGSVPSVRKNTLGVQGGSTNVQLQTTGQPTTQKDLKKNQLLPKSSPWTGHVSTDKNLVISFSDDDSGSDHETKGNVSRLDNSVKGTNSSLGKSNKLKQTSLPKEVPKRSSLSRTFVSSMTKIPGSNSKGVGSMPPVQGSRARNFNLMNKNLVRGLDQGLVSNDNKLQDLRHQIAIRESELKLKAAQQNKESVSVLNRDHSAMNPKKSVSMSRKSTPVSSEPAQFEPTEPAKKRVKLSTSNGVSQAVNSQQQIPAVKSLSPAETLGNYYPQERNKVDQGQKDIPLRRAEPKSGISRRQPDNHVDNPLENMPRRSSDGDVNYGSNQTEKSSRLVNPSGVALNQNAVPANSNSNTVLKNFQALNNTVLLNHNGNVNASEHSNLDLQSFFGMEELIDKELEEAQEYRHKCEIEERNALKAYLKAQRSLLEANTRCTNLYHKRELYSAKLRSLILSSSGLSWPSGQRQHPDIELDYLPRLGYEIPTSSCQRLADDNDINNPSFDSNNRGINNRHSNITKHHATRANLGSEPFGEPDASTSEPLPQRDNYAADEVYSPSDELGTSANENEESSPSGHVSNHHCDADYFRKEDSVSKLVDRDTTSNAVFSSDNPQDSLLLEAKLRSELFARFGTRAKQRSNSCNDVEPVSERGAENEVGNEKTKVLQKVAVPHSRTEGNDLKGIESHDRSVFMDMRENQSQPDIGGNSHIIGSRVQGDMPCEGPLTTNTLDIQPLIFRSAFSKLRGMFPFNTNQLQSKIIFINANDGPNENATSLSSHERKCSNVLAISMPVNIGNLLSDDSSYGHSAAVDPFWPLCMYELRGKCNNDECPWQHAKDYGVENIPHADSNNADCQGRLLLHQQNCNGVAKVPKFHKATILPTYLVGLDTLKADQFAYKPVVAHRNAQCWQKHFTLTLATSSLLGNGVPVDGPLLHGGNERIEVHGAWNKQLSSFHWRSGSGQAMADSEQAVEMALLILNQEINKVQGVRKALSVLSKALENDPTSVVLWIVYLLIYYGNLKPNDKDDMFLCAVKLCEESYVLWLMYINGQGKLDDRLIAYDTALSVLCQHASANPKDKIHKSACILDLFLQMIHCLYISGNVEKAIERTYGIFPTTTKSNEHHHLSLSDILNCLTVSDKCVFWTCCVYLVIYRRLPDAVVQKFESEKDLLDIEWPLVNLSEDDKVMAIKLVETAVESIDSFVYNESGKSEVNLRSAQLFALNHLRCMAALDSRECLRDLLDKYIKLYPSCLELVLASARIQNQNIHVDSFMGFEEAISRWPKEVPGIHCIWNQYIENALHNQRTDLAKEITGRWFQSVKQVQDLPIGEMKIADEGNSGGSFSMGSKFVTDSSSTDHKQIDTMFGFLNLSLYNFFQNDKTAACLAFDKAKSTVSFGGLEQCMRKYVMFLVYDELSMKEDGPDCVIKKILELYIDASSQALLVPKVLTRKFIDSIKKPRLQHLISNIVSPVSLDCSLLNLTLQSWFGSSLLPQTISDPKHLVDFVEGVMGVVPHNFQLAITVCKLLIKQYNSSDSNPSSLLFWACSTLVNAILDSMPIPPEYVWVEAAELLHNAMGIDAVFDSFYRRALSVYPFSIKLWKYFHKLYMTSGDAKDAVDAAKERGIELGTKDLETD, via the exons ATGGACCAGGCTGTTCGCCTCCgaccctccaccaccacccctgCGGCGGAGAATCTTCACCTTCCTAAGCTCCCTACCAAAACTAGAGAGGAGGGCGAACTCTCTTCCGACGCCGACGACGATGCCGAT GATAACGTTGAAAGCTCTAATGTGCAATCCACCCATGCCGTTGGGACTGGTTCTGTCCCATCGGTGCGAAAGAATACACTGGGCGTTCAGGGTG GCTCCACTAATGTACAGTTGCAAACTACCGGACAACCAACTACGCAGAAGGACTTAAAAAAGAACCAATTACTTCCTAAATCTTCTCCGTGGACTGGTCATGTCAGCACTGATAAAAATCTTGTGATAAGCTTCTCTGATGATGACAGCGGTAGCGACCATGAAACGAAAGGTAATGTATCCAGGTTAGATAACAGTGTAAAGGGGACTAACTCATCCTTGGGAAAATCTAACAAGTTAAAGCAAACAAGTTTACCCAAGGAAGTGCCCAAGAGATCATCCTTAAGTCGCACCTTTGTCTCATCAATGACCAAAATCCCTGGATCTAATTCTAAGGGTGTTGGATCCATGCCACCAGTACAAGGATCAAGAGCTAGAAATTTCAATCTAATGAACAAAAATTTAGTGCGAGGATTGGATCAAGGATTGGTGTCAAATGACAATAAACTTCAGGATTTGCGGCATCAGATTGCAATTCGGGAAAGTGAGCTCAAGCTGAAGGCAGCCCAGCAAAATAAGGAGAGTGTTTCAGTTTTGAATAGGGACCACAGTGCCATGAACCCAAAGAAGTCAGTGTCAATGTCTAGAAAAAGTACTCCTGTTTCCTCCGAACCTGCACAATTTGAGCCAACAGAGCCAGCTAAGAAGCGTGTGAAACTTAGCACATCTAATGGTGTCTCTCAAGCTGTTAATAGTCAGCAACAAATTCCAGCCGTTAAATCTTTGTCGCCAGCAGAAACCTTAGGAAACTATTATCCTCAGGAAAGAAACAAGGTTGATCAGGGCCAAAAAGATATTCCATTACGTAGAGCAGAGCCAAAGTCTGGCATATCTCGAAGGCAACCCGACAATCATGTTGACAATCCATTAGAAAATATGCCTCGTAGATCAAGTGATG GTGATGTCAATTATGGTTCCAATCAAACTGAGAAGAGTAGTAGGCTGGTGAACCCTTCTGGTGTTGCTTTGAACCAAAATGCAGTGCCGGCAAATAGCAATTCAAATACCGTGTTAAAAAATTTT CAAGCATTGAACAATACAGTTCTTTTGAATCATAATGGCAATGTAAATGCCTCAGAGCACAGCAATCTAGATTTACAGTCATTTTTTGGGATGGAAGAATTGATAGACAAGGAACTAGAGGAAGCTCAAGAGTACCGGCACAAATGtgaaattgaagaaagaaacGCTCTCAAAGCTTATCTTAAAGCTCAGAGGTCTTTGCTTGAGGCTAATACACGATGCACCAATCTTTATCATAAAAGGGAATTGTATTCAGCCAAGTTACGATCTTTAATTTTAAGCAGTTCTGGCTTATCCTGGCCTTCAGGGCAGCGCCAACATCCTGATATAGAGTTGGATTACTTACCGAGACTTGGATATGAAATACCCACATCAAGCTGTCAGAGGCTGGCTGACGATAATGATATTAATAATCCCAGTTTTGATTCTAATAACCGAGGAATCAATAATAGGCATTCCAATATAACCAAACACCATGCTACTAGAGCAAATTTAGGGTCCGAACCTTTTGGTGAACCAGATGCCAGTACATCAGAGCCATTGCCTCAAAGGGATAATTATGCAGCGGATGAAGTTTATTCTCCTTCGGATGAATTAGGTACATCAGCTAATGAAAATGAAGAGAGCTCTCCATCTGGACATGTTTCTAATCATCATTGTGATGCTGACTATTTTAGGAAAGAAGACTCTGTATCCAAATTAGTGGACAGAGATACAACATCAAATGCAGTTTTTTCTAGTGATAATCCTCAGGATTCCTTGCTTCTTGAAGCAAAATTAAGATCTGAATTATTTGCACGATTTGGGACAAGAGCTAAGCAGAGAAGCAATTCGTGTAATGATGTAGAGCCTGTTTCTGAACGAGGAGCTGAAAATGAGGTTGGAAATGAGAAAACAAAGGTGCTTCAAAAAGTTGCTGTTCCACACTCTAGGACAGAAGGTAACGATCTTAAAG GCATTGAGAGTCATGACAGGAGCGTCTTCATGGATATGAGAGAGAATCAAAGTCAGCCAGACATTGGTGGAAATTCCCATATCATTGGTTCAAGAGTTCAAGGAGATATGCCTTGTGAAGGTCCCCTGACTACAAATACATTAGACATCCAACCTTTAATTTTTAGGAGTGCATTCAGTAAGCTGAGAGGAATGTTTCCATTCAATACAAATCAATTACAGagtaaaatcatttttattaatgcTAACGATGGTCCAAATGAAAATGCTACTTCCCTCAGTTCTCATGAAAGAAAGTGTAGCAATGTTTTAGCAATATCAATGCCTGTCAATATTGGAAACTTACTCTCAGATGACAGCTCCTATGGCCACAGTGCTGCAGTTGATCCATTTTGGCCACTTTGCATGTATGAGCTGCGTGGAAAATGCAACAATGATGAGTGTCCCTGGCAACACGCTAAGGACTATGGTGTTGAAAACATTCCGCACGCTGATTCTAATAATGCAG ATTGTCAGGGGAGATTACTATTGCATCAACAGAATTGTAATGGTGTGGCTAAAGTTCCCAAGTTTCACAAAGCTACGATTCTACCTACTTACCTTGTTGGTTTAGATACTCTTAAAGCAGACCAATTTGCATATAAACCTGTTGTGGCACATAGAAATGCTCAATGCTGGCAGAAACATTTCACCCTTACTTTAGCTACTTCAAGTCTGCTTGGAAATGGTGTACCTGTGGATGGTCCGTTACTGCATGGTGGTAATGAACGCATAGAGGTCCATGGTGCATGGAACAAACAATTGTCATCTTTTCATTGGAGAAGTGGATCTGGG CAGGCTATGGCTGATAGTGAACAAGCTGTTGAGATGGCTCTTCTTATTCTCAACCAAGAAATTAATAAAGTGCAGGGTGTAAGGAAG GCCCTATCTGTACTGTCAAAAGCACTGGAAAATGATCCAACATCTGTGGTTCTCTGGATTGTTTATCTACTCATTTATTATGGAAATTTGAAGCCAAATGATAAGGATGACATGTTCTTGTGTGCG GTAAAGCTCTGTGAAGAATCTTATGTACTGTGGCTCATGTATATCAATGGTCAGGGAAAGCTTGATGACCGATTGATTGCTTATGACACCGCCCTTTCAGTTCTCTGTCAGCATGCATCTGCCAATCCCAAGGACAAAATACACAAAAGTGCATGCATATTGGACCTGTTTCTGCAGATGATACACTGCCTATACATTTCAGGGAATGTTGAGAAGGCCATTGAAAGAACTTATGGAATATTCCCCACAACAACAAAATCCAATGAGCATCATCATCTGTCACTCTCAGATATACTCAATTGCTTAACAGTTTCTGACAAATGTGTATTCTGGACTTGTTGTGTTTACTTGGTTATTTACAGGAGATTGCCTGATGCTGTAGTTCAGAAGTTTGAATCTGAGAAAGATCTCCTAGATATTGAATGGCCCTTGGTCAATTTATCTGAAGATGACAAGGTGATGGCTATTAAACTTGTAGAAACAGCCGTCGAATCTATTGATTCTTTTGTCTATAACGAATCAGGAAAAAGTGAAGTTAATCTCAGGTCTGCTCAGCTTTTTGCTCTCAATCATCTGAGATGCATGGCTGCCCTTGATAGCAGAGAATGCTTAAGAGATTTGCTTGATAAATACATTAAGCTGTATCCGTCATGCTTAGAATTGGTCCTGGCATCAGCTCGAATACAAAATCAGAATATTCATGTTGATAGTTTCATGGGATTTGAGGAAGCCATTAGCAGATGGCCAAAGGAAGTTCCTGGTATACACTGCATCTGGAATCAGTATATTGAAAATGCTCTCCACAATCAAAGAACTGATCTTGCAAAAGAAATTACAGGTCGATGGTTCCAATCTGTTAAGCAAGTGCAAGATCTCCCTATTGGAGAGATGAAAATTGCTGATGAGGGTAATTCTGGTGGCTCATTCAGCATGGGTTCAAAATTTGTGACAGACAGTTCCAGCACTGATCATAAACAAATAGATACAATGTTTGGATTTCTTAATCTGTCTCTCTATAATTTTTTCCAGAATGATAAAACAGCCGCATGCCTAGCTTTTGACAAGGCAAAGAGTACTGTTAGTTTTGGAGGTTTAGAGCAATGtatgagaaaatatgtgatgtttcTGGTTTATGATGAGTTGAGCATGAAGGAGGATGGTCCTGATTGTGTCATTAAGAAGATTTTGGAGTTATATATAGATGCTTCCTCCCAGGCATTGCTAGTTCCCAAGGTGTTGACAAGAAAATTTATTGACAGCATCAAGAAGCCAAGACTACAACATCTTATTAGTAACATAGTAAGTCCAGTTTCATTAGACTGTTCTCTTCTAAATTTGACACTTCAATCATGGTTTGGTTCATCTCTTTTACCCCAAACTATTAGTGACCCCAAACATTTAGTGGATTTTGTTGAAGGGGTTATGGGGGTTGTTCCTCACAACTTCCAATTAGCTATTACTGTGTGCAAACTATTGATTAAGCAATACAATTCTTCCGACTCAAACCCATCCAGTCTTTTGTTTTGGGCATGTTCAACCCTGGTAAATGCAATTTTGGATTCCATGCCAATACCACCAGAATACGTCTGGGTGGAAGCGGCTGAGCTTTTGCACAATGCTATGGGCATTGATGCAGTATTTGACAGTTTTTATAGAAGGGCTCTATCAGTGTATCCATTTTCTATCAAGTTGTGGAAATACTTCCACAAGCTATATATGACCAGTGGAGATGCAAAAGATGCTGTTGATGCGGCAAAAGAAAGGGGTATTGAACTTGGTACTAAAGATTTAGAAACTGATTGA
- the LOC108338017 gene encoding uncharacterized protein LOC108338017 isoform X3: MDQAVRLRPSTTTPAAENLHLPKLPTKTREEGELSSDADDDADDNVESSNVQSTHAVGTGSVPSVRKNTLGVQGGSTNVQLQTTGQPTTQKDLKKNQLLPKSSPWTGHVSTDKNLVISFSDDDSGSDHETKGNVSRLDNSVKGTNSSLGKSNKLKQTSLPKEVPKRSSLSRTFVSSMTKIPGSNSKGVGSMPPVQGSRARNFNLMNKNLVRGLDQGLVSNDNKLQDLRHQIAIRESELKLKAAQQNKESVSVLNRDHSAMNPKKSVSMSRKSTPVSSEPAQFEPTEPAKKRVKLSTSNGVSQAVNSQQQIPAVKSLSPAETLGNYYPQERNKVDQGQKDIPLRRAEPKSGISRRQPDNHVDNPLENMPRRSSDGDVNYGSNQTEKSSRLVNPSGVALNQNAVPANSNSNTVLKNFQALNNTVLLNHNGNVNASEHSNLDLQSFFGMEELIDKELEEAQEYRHKCEIEERNALKAYLKAQRSLLEANTRCTNLYHKRELYSAKLRSLILSSSGLSWPSGQRQHPDIELDYLPRLGYEIPTSSCQRLADDNDINNPSFDSNNRGINNRHSNITKHHATRANLGSEPFGEPDASTSEPLPQRDNYAADEVYSPSDELGTSANENEESSPSGHVSNHHCDADYFRKEDSVSKLVDRDTTSNAVFSSDNPQDSLLLEAKLRSELFARFGTRAKQRSNSCNDVEPVSERGAENEVGNEKTKVLQKVAVPHSRTEGIESHDRSVFMDMRENQSQPDIGGNSHIIGSRVQGDMPCEGPLTTNTLDIQPLIFRSAFSKLRGMFPFNTNQLQSKIIFINANDGPNENATSLSSHERKCSNVLAISMPVNIGNLLSDDSSYGHSAAVDPFWPLCMYELRGKCNNDECPWQHAKDYGVENIPHADSNNADCQGRLLLHQQNCNGVAKVPKFHKATILPTYLVGLDTLKADQFAYKPVVAHRNAQCWQKHFTLTLATSSLLGNGVPVDGPLLHGGNERIEVHGAWNKQLSSFHWRSGSGQAMADSEQAVEMALLILNQEINKVQGVRKALSVLSKALENDPTSVVLWIVYLLIYYGNLKPNDKDDMFLCAVKLCEESYVLWLMYINGQGKLDDRLIAYDTALSVLCQHASANPKDKIHKSACILDLFLQMIHCLYISGNVEKAIERTYGIFPTTTKSNEHHHLSLSDILNCLTVSDKCVFWTCCVYLVIYRRLPDAVVQKFESEKDLLDIEWPLVNLSEDDKVMAIKLVETAVESIDSFVYNESGKSEVNLRSAQLFALNHLRCMAALDSRECLRDLLDKYIKLYPSCLELVLASARIQNQNIHVDSFMGFEEAISRWPKEVPGIHCIWNQYIENALHNQRTDLAKEITGRWFQSVKQVQDLPIGEMKIADEGNSGGSFSMGSKFVTDSSSTDHKQIDTMFGFLNLSLYNFFQNDKTAACLAFDKAKSTVSFGGLEQCMRKYVMFLVYDELSMKEDGPDCVIKKILELYIDASSQALLVPKVLTRKFIDSIKKPRLQHLISNIVSPVSLDCSLLNLTLQSWFGSSLLPQTISDPKHLVDFVEGVMGVVPHNFQLAITVCKLLIKQYNSSDSNPSSLLFWACSTLVNAILDSMPIPPEYVWVEAAELLHNAMGIDAVFDSFYRRALSVYPFSIKLWKYFHKLYMTSGDAKDAVDAAKERGIELGTKDLETD; this comes from the exons ATGGACCAGGCTGTTCGCCTCCgaccctccaccaccacccctgCGGCGGAGAATCTTCACCTTCCTAAGCTCCCTACCAAAACTAGAGAGGAGGGCGAACTCTCTTCCGACGCCGACGACGATGCCGAT GATAACGTTGAAAGCTCTAATGTGCAATCCACCCATGCCGTTGGGACTGGTTCTGTCCCATCGGTGCGAAAGAATACACTGGGCGTTCAGGGTG GCTCCACTAATGTACAGTTGCAAACTACCGGACAACCAACTACGCAGAAGGACTTAAAAAAGAACCAATTACTTCCTAAATCTTCTCCGTGGACTGGTCATGTCAGCACTGATAAAAATCTTGTGATAAGCTTCTCTGATGATGACAGCGGTAGCGACCATGAAACGAAAGGTAATGTATCCAGGTTAGATAACAGTGTAAAGGGGACTAACTCATCCTTGGGAAAATCTAACAAGTTAAAGCAAACAAGTTTACCCAAGGAAGTGCCCAAGAGATCATCCTTAAGTCGCACCTTTGTCTCATCAATGACCAAAATCCCTGGATCTAATTCTAAGGGTGTTGGATCCATGCCACCAGTACAAGGATCAAGAGCTAGAAATTTCAATCTAATGAACAAAAATTTAGTGCGAGGATTGGATCAAGGATTGGTGTCAAATGACAATAAACTTCAGGATTTGCGGCATCAGATTGCAATTCGGGAAAGTGAGCTCAAGCTGAAGGCAGCCCAGCAAAATAAGGAGAGTGTTTCAGTTTTGAATAGGGACCACAGTGCCATGAACCCAAAGAAGTCAGTGTCAATGTCTAGAAAAAGTACTCCTGTTTCCTCCGAACCTGCACAATTTGAGCCAACAGAGCCAGCTAAGAAGCGTGTGAAACTTAGCACATCTAATGGTGTCTCTCAAGCTGTTAATAGTCAGCAACAAATTCCAGCCGTTAAATCTTTGTCGCCAGCAGAAACCTTAGGAAACTATTATCCTCAGGAAAGAAACAAGGTTGATCAGGGCCAAAAAGATATTCCATTACGTAGAGCAGAGCCAAAGTCTGGCATATCTCGAAGGCAACCCGACAATCATGTTGACAATCCATTAGAAAATATGCCTCGTAGATCAAGTGATG GTGATGTCAATTATGGTTCCAATCAAACTGAGAAGAGTAGTAGGCTGGTGAACCCTTCTGGTGTTGCTTTGAACCAAAATGCAGTGCCGGCAAATAGCAATTCAAATACCGTGTTAAAAAATTTT CAAGCATTGAACAATACAGTTCTTTTGAATCATAATGGCAATGTAAATGCCTCAGAGCACAGCAATCTAGATTTACAGTCATTTTTTGGGATGGAAGAATTGATAGACAAGGAACTAGAGGAAGCTCAAGAGTACCGGCACAAATGtgaaattgaagaaagaaacGCTCTCAAAGCTTATCTTAAAGCTCAGAGGTCTTTGCTTGAGGCTAATACACGATGCACCAATCTTTATCATAAAAGGGAATTGTATTCAGCCAAGTTACGATCTTTAATTTTAAGCAGTTCTGGCTTATCCTGGCCTTCAGGGCAGCGCCAACATCCTGATATAGAGTTGGATTACTTACCGAGACTTGGATATGAAATACCCACATCAAGCTGTCAGAGGCTGGCTGACGATAATGATATTAATAATCCCAGTTTTGATTCTAATAACCGAGGAATCAATAATAGGCATTCCAATATAACCAAACACCATGCTACTAGAGCAAATTTAGGGTCCGAACCTTTTGGTGAACCAGATGCCAGTACATCAGAGCCATTGCCTCAAAGGGATAATTATGCAGCGGATGAAGTTTATTCTCCTTCGGATGAATTAGGTACATCAGCTAATGAAAATGAAGAGAGCTCTCCATCTGGACATGTTTCTAATCATCATTGTGATGCTGACTATTTTAGGAAAGAAGACTCTGTATCCAAATTAGTGGACAGAGATACAACATCAAATGCAGTTTTTTCTAGTGATAATCCTCAGGATTCCTTGCTTCTTGAAGCAAAATTAAGATCTGAATTATTTGCACGATTTGGGACAAGAGCTAAGCAGAGAAGCAATTCGTGTAATGATGTAGAGCCTGTTTCTGAACGAGGAGCTGAAAATGAGGTTGGAAATGAGAAAACAAAGGTGCTTCAAAAAGTTGCTGTTCCACACTCTAGGACAGAAG GCATTGAGAGTCATGACAGGAGCGTCTTCATGGATATGAGAGAGAATCAAAGTCAGCCAGACATTGGTGGAAATTCCCATATCATTGGTTCAAGAGTTCAAGGAGATATGCCTTGTGAAGGTCCCCTGACTACAAATACATTAGACATCCAACCTTTAATTTTTAGGAGTGCATTCAGTAAGCTGAGAGGAATGTTTCCATTCAATACAAATCAATTACAGagtaaaatcatttttattaatgcTAACGATGGTCCAAATGAAAATGCTACTTCCCTCAGTTCTCATGAAAGAAAGTGTAGCAATGTTTTAGCAATATCAATGCCTGTCAATATTGGAAACTTACTCTCAGATGACAGCTCCTATGGCCACAGTGCTGCAGTTGATCCATTTTGGCCACTTTGCATGTATGAGCTGCGTGGAAAATGCAACAATGATGAGTGTCCCTGGCAACACGCTAAGGACTATGGTGTTGAAAACATTCCGCACGCTGATTCTAATAATGCAG ATTGTCAGGGGAGATTACTATTGCATCAACAGAATTGTAATGGTGTGGCTAAAGTTCCCAAGTTTCACAAAGCTACGATTCTACCTACTTACCTTGTTGGTTTAGATACTCTTAAAGCAGACCAATTTGCATATAAACCTGTTGTGGCACATAGAAATGCTCAATGCTGGCAGAAACATTTCACCCTTACTTTAGCTACTTCAAGTCTGCTTGGAAATGGTGTACCTGTGGATGGTCCGTTACTGCATGGTGGTAATGAACGCATAGAGGTCCATGGTGCATGGAACAAACAATTGTCATCTTTTCATTGGAGAAGTGGATCTGGG CAGGCTATGGCTGATAGTGAACAAGCTGTTGAGATGGCTCTTCTTATTCTCAACCAAGAAATTAATAAAGTGCAGGGTGTAAGGAAG GCCCTATCTGTACTGTCAAAAGCACTGGAAAATGATCCAACATCTGTGGTTCTCTGGATTGTTTATCTACTCATTTATTATGGAAATTTGAAGCCAAATGATAAGGATGACATGTTCTTGTGTGCG GTAAAGCTCTGTGAAGAATCTTATGTACTGTGGCTCATGTATATCAATGGTCAGGGAAAGCTTGATGACCGATTGATTGCTTATGACACCGCCCTTTCAGTTCTCTGTCAGCATGCATCTGCCAATCCCAAGGACAAAATACACAAAAGTGCATGCATATTGGACCTGTTTCTGCAGATGATACACTGCCTATACATTTCAGGGAATGTTGAGAAGGCCATTGAAAGAACTTATGGAATATTCCCCACAACAACAAAATCCAATGAGCATCATCATCTGTCACTCTCAGATATACTCAATTGCTTAACAGTTTCTGACAAATGTGTATTCTGGACTTGTTGTGTTTACTTGGTTATTTACAGGAGATTGCCTGATGCTGTAGTTCAGAAGTTTGAATCTGAGAAAGATCTCCTAGATATTGAATGGCCCTTGGTCAATTTATCTGAAGATGACAAGGTGATGGCTATTAAACTTGTAGAAACAGCCGTCGAATCTATTGATTCTTTTGTCTATAACGAATCAGGAAAAAGTGAAGTTAATCTCAGGTCTGCTCAGCTTTTTGCTCTCAATCATCTGAGATGCATGGCTGCCCTTGATAGCAGAGAATGCTTAAGAGATTTGCTTGATAAATACATTAAGCTGTATCCGTCATGCTTAGAATTGGTCCTGGCATCAGCTCGAATACAAAATCAGAATATTCATGTTGATAGTTTCATGGGATTTGAGGAAGCCATTAGCAGATGGCCAAAGGAAGTTCCTGGTATACACTGCATCTGGAATCAGTATATTGAAAATGCTCTCCACAATCAAAGAACTGATCTTGCAAAAGAAATTACAGGTCGATGGTTCCAATCTGTTAAGCAAGTGCAAGATCTCCCTATTGGAGAGATGAAAATTGCTGATGAGGGTAATTCTGGTGGCTCATTCAGCATGGGTTCAAAATTTGTGACAGACAGTTCCAGCACTGATCATAAACAAATAGATACAATGTTTGGATTTCTTAATCTGTCTCTCTATAATTTTTTCCAGAATGATAAAACAGCCGCATGCCTAGCTTTTGACAAGGCAAAGAGTACTGTTAGTTTTGGAGGTTTAGAGCAATGtatgagaaaatatgtgatgtttcTGGTTTATGATGAGTTGAGCATGAAGGAGGATGGTCCTGATTGTGTCATTAAGAAGATTTTGGAGTTATATATAGATGCTTCCTCCCAGGCATTGCTAGTTCCCAAGGTGTTGACAAGAAAATTTATTGACAGCATCAAGAAGCCAAGACTACAACATCTTATTAGTAACATAGTAAGTCCAGTTTCATTAGACTGTTCTCTTCTAAATTTGACACTTCAATCATGGTTTGGTTCATCTCTTTTACCCCAAACTATTAGTGACCCCAAACATTTAGTGGATTTTGTTGAAGGGGTTATGGGGGTTGTTCCTCACAACTTCCAATTAGCTATTACTGTGTGCAAACTATTGATTAAGCAATACAATTCTTCCGACTCAAACCCATCCAGTCTTTTGTTTTGGGCATGTTCAACCCTGGTAAATGCAATTTTGGATTCCATGCCAATACCACCAGAATACGTCTGGGTGGAAGCGGCTGAGCTTTTGCACAATGCTATGGGCATTGATGCAGTATTTGACAGTTTTTATAGAAGGGCTCTATCAGTGTATCCATTTTCTATCAAGTTGTGGAAATACTTCCACAAGCTATATATGACCAGTGGAGATGCAAAAGATGCTGTTGATGCGGCAAAAGAAAGGGGTATTGAACTTGGTACTAAAGATTTAGAAACTGATTGA